A genomic segment from Streptomyces antibioticus encodes:
- the argB gene encoding acetylglutamate kinase, with protein sequence MGHAGGVIVVKFGGNAMVDEALQRTFAEDVVALRRAGLLPVVVHGGGPQISAMLDRLGLETRFTAGLRVTTPETMEVVRMVLTGRVQRELVGSINAHGPFAVGMTGEDAHTMTAVRRPAWVDGRQVDIGLVGEVVDVNADTVRALLDQGRIPVVSPVARGTDGEVYNVNADLAASALASALDAERLVMLTDVAGLYADWPHSAEVIKRLTAAQLEELLPGLAGGMLPKMEGCLRAVRSGVRRAQVLDGRVPHAVLDGVLGDTSPGTTVVPGAAVPAVGADVH encoded by the coding sequence GTGGGACACGCGGGCGGCGTGATCGTCGTCAAGTTCGGCGGCAACGCCATGGTGGACGAGGCCCTTCAGCGGACGTTCGCCGAGGACGTCGTCGCCCTGCGACGGGCCGGACTGCTCCCGGTCGTGGTGCACGGCGGCGGACCGCAGATCAGCGCGATGCTCGACCGCCTCGGCCTGGAGACCCGGTTCACGGCGGGGCTGCGGGTGACCACCCCGGAGACCATGGAGGTGGTGCGCATGGTGCTCACCGGCCGGGTGCAGCGCGAACTGGTCGGTTCCATCAACGCCCACGGCCCGTTCGCCGTCGGGATGACCGGCGAGGACGCGCACACCATGACCGCGGTCCGGCGGCCGGCCTGGGTGGACGGCCGGCAGGTCGACATCGGGCTCGTCGGCGAGGTCGTCGACGTGAACGCGGACACCGTGCGCGCGCTCCTCGACCAGGGCCGCATCCCAGTGGTCTCCCCCGTGGCGCGCGGCACCGACGGGGAGGTCTACAACGTCAACGCCGATCTCGCCGCGTCCGCGCTGGCCTCCGCCCTGGACGCCGAACGCCTCGTGATGCTCACCGACGTGGCGGGTCTGTACGCCGACTGGCCGCACAGCGCCGAGGTGATCAAGCGGCTGACGGCGGCTCAACTGGAGGAACTGCTCCCGGGGTTGGCCGGCGGAATGCTGCCCAAGATGGAGGGATGCCTGCGGGCCGTCCGCTCCGGGGTGCGCCGGGCGCAGGTGCTGGACGGCCGGGTACCGCACGCGGTGCTCGACGGGGTCCTCGGCGACACCTCACCGGGGACGACGGTGGTCCCCGGCGCGGCGGTGCCGGCGGTCGGCGCGGACGTCCACTGA
- a CDS encoding GNAT family N-acetyltransferase — MSIATPPTALLPARSAVRLARPEDAEELAALSRPFARTGALRERPVALYASRAADFVVTEAPDGTLDGCLALRVHAPEPAGGHLPSGVLYNFCVAPHRQGHGIGTRLLRAAVARARARSVGALFTATVGGGGLFLRHGFGPAAPGTAPAAWTASLDPRRNARVLARVL, encoded by the coding sequence TTGTCCATCGCGACGCCACCCACTGCCCTGCTCCCGGCCCGGTCCGCCGTACGGCTCGCCCGCCCGGAGGACGCCGAGGAACTCGCCGCGCTGTCCCGCCCGTTCGCCCGCACCGGCGCGCTCCGCGAACGTCCGGTCGCCCTGTACGCCTCCCGGGCGGCGGACTTCGTCGTCACCGAGGCGCCCGACGGCACCCTCGACGGCTGCCTCGCCCTGCGGGTCCACGCGCCCGAACCGGCGGGCGGCCACCTGCCGTCGGGCGTGCTGTACAACTTCTGCGTCGCGCCCCACCGGCAGGGCCACGGCATCGGCACCCGACTGCTGCGCGCCGCCGTGGCGAGGGCCCGTGCCCGGTCGGTGGGCGCGCTGTTCACGGCGACCGTCGGCGGGGGCGGACTCTTCCTGCGCCACGGCTTCGGCCCCGCCGCCCCCGGCACGGCCCCGGCCGCCTGGACGGCGTCCCTCGACCCGCGCCGCAACGCCCGCGTGCTCGCCCGGGTGTTGTGA
- a CDS encoding lysine N(6)-hydroxylase/L-ornithine N(5)-oxygenase family protein, with product MSQVLPGDAPLIHDLIGIGFGPSNVAMAIALTEHNARVGRQEAVTAHFFEQQPEFGWHRGMLIDDATMQVSFLKDLVTLRNPTSEYSFLSYLQSKGRLIDFVNHKNFFPLRMEFHDYFEWAAAKVDDLVSYGHEVIGVEPVVRDGVVEYLDVTVRAGEGLVVHRARNLVIGTGLRPRMPDGVERTDRIWHNSDLLGKVDAVEGTDPTRFIVVGAGQSAAENVAYLHRRFPRAEVHAVFSRYGYSPADDSNFANRIFDPEAVDEYFSAPEDIKRKLMDYHGNTNYSVVDIDLIEDLYRRVYQEKVQGTERLRFHNVSRLTGVVETPEGVLATVRSLVTGEDTVLEADVVVFGTGYRPADGLALLGEVAGLCHRDDEGRVRVERDYRVAASPELHCGVYLQGGTEHTHGITSSLLSNTAIRVGEILDSILARGLKPVEPLTDGIGTTAR from the coding sequence ATGTCTCAGGTTCTTCCTGGCGACGCACCACTGATACACGACCTCATCGGCATCGGCTTCGGGCCGTCCAATGTGGCCATGGCGATCGCTCTCACCGAGCACAACGCACGCGTAGGCAGGCAGGAGGCCGTCACCGCCCACTTCTTCGAGCAGCAGCCGGAGTTCGGCTGGCACCGGGGCATGCTCATCGACGACGCCACGATGCAGGTGTCCTTCCTCAAGGACCTGGTGACCCTGCGCAACCCCACCAGCGAGTACAGCTTCCTGAGCTATCTCCAGAGCAAGGGGCGGCTGATCGACTTCGTCAACCACAAGAACTTCTTCCCGCTGCGGATGGAGTTCCACGACTACTTCGAGTGGGCCGCCGCGAAGGTCGACGACCTGGTCTCCTACGGCCATGAGGTCATCGGCGTCGAACCCGTCGTCCGCGACGGCGTGGTGGAGTACCTGGACGTCACCGTCCGGGCCGGCGAGGGCCTCGTCGTGCACCGCGCCCGCAACCTCGTCATCGGCACCGGCCTGCGGCCGCGCATGCCCGACGGTGTCGAGCGCACCGACCGCATCTGGCACAACTCCGACCTGCTCGGCAAGGTCGACGCCGTGGAGGGCACCGACCCCACCCGGTTCATCGTGGTCGGCGCCGGCCAGAGCGCCGCCGAGAACGTCGCCTATCTGCACCGCCGTTTCCCGCGCGCCGAGGTCCACGCCGTCTTCTCCCGCTACGGCTACAGCCCCGCGGACGACAGCAACTTCGCCAACCGCATCTTCGACCCCGAGGCGGTGGACGAGTACTTCTCCGCGCCCGAGGACATCAAGCGGAAACTGATGGACTATCACGGCAACACCAACTACTCCGTGGTGGACATCGACCTCATCGAGGACCTGTACCGGCGGGTGTACCAGGAGAAGGTCCAGGGCACCGAGCGGCTGCGCTTCCACAACGTGTCCCGGCTGACCGGGGTCGTCGAGACGCCCGAGGGGGTCCTGGCCACCGTGCGCTCGCTGGTCACCGGCGAGGACACCGTCCTGGAGGCCGACGTCGTCGTGTTCGGCACCGGGTACCGGCCCGCCGACGGCCTCGCGCTGCTGGGCGAGGTCGCCGGACTGTGCCACCGCGACGACGAAGGCCGGGTCCGCGTCGAGCGGGACTACCGCGTGGCGGCGAGCCCCGAACTGCACTGCGGCGTCTACCTCCAGGGCGGCACCGAGCACACCCACGGCATCACGTCCTCCCTGCTGTCCAACACGGCGATCCGGGTCGGCGAGATCCTGGACTCGATACTCGCCCGCGGCCTCAAGCCCGTCGAGCCGCTGACGGACGGCATCGGGACCACCGCCCGCTAG
- a CDS encoding methionyl-tRNA formyltransferase: MRVVMFGYQTWGHRTLQALLESEHDVVMVVTHPKSEHVYERIWSDSVADLAEEHGIPVLLRNRPDDEELFERLKDADPDIIVANNWRTWIPPRIYGLPRHGTLNVHDSLLPKYAGFSPLIWALINGESEVGVTAHLMDEELDAGDIVLQQAVAVGPTDTATDLFHKTVDLIAPVTTGALAQIASGRTEFTQQDRSQASFFHKRALEDSRIDWTWPAADLERLVRAQSAPYPSAFTFHRGKRLEILGAVVSEGRYGGTPGRIFYREGDGVVVVAGADARTGRNHGLAITRVRTEDGVELGAAEYFTTMGGYLTARP, from the coding sequence ATGCGGGTCGTCATGTTCGGTTATCAGACCTGGGGCCACCGCACCCTCCAGGCCCTGCTGGAATCCGAGCACGACGTGGTCATGGTCGTGACGCACCCCAAGAGCGAGCACGTCTACGAGCGGATCTGGAGCGACTCGGTCGCCGACCTCGCGGAGGAACACGGCATCCCCGTCCTGCTGCGCAACCGCCCCGACGACGAGGAGCTGTTCGAGCGCCTCAAGGACGCCGACCCGGACATCATCGTCGCCAACAACTGGCGCACCTGGATCCCCCCGCGCATCTACGGCCTCCCCCGGCACGGCACCCTCAACGTCCACGACTCGCTGCTCCCCAAGTACGCCGGCTTCTCGCCGCTGATCTGGGCGCTCATCAACGGCGAGTCCGAAGTCGGCGTCACCGCCCACCTGATGGACGAGGAACTGGACGCCGGCGACATCGTCCTCCAGCAGGCCGTGGCGGTCGGGCCGACGGACACCGCGACCGACCTGTTCCACAAGACGGTCGACCTCATCGCCCCGGTCACCACCGGCGCGCTCGCCCAGATCGCCTCCGGGCGCACCGAGTTCACCCAGCAGGACCGCTCCCAGGCCAGCTTCTTCCACAAGCGGGCCCTGGAGGACAGCCGGATCGACTGGACCTGGCCCGCCGCGGACCTGGAGCGCCTCGTGCGCGCCCAGTCCGCCCCGTACCCGAGCGCGTTCACCTTCCACCGGGGCAAGCGCCTGGAGATCCTGGGCGCCGTGGTCTCGGAGGGCCGTTACGGCGGCACGCCCGGCCGGATCTTCTACCGCGAGGGCGACGGCGTGGTCGTCGTCGCGGGCGCCGACGCGCGCACCGGCCGCAACCACGGGCTGGCCATCACGCGCGTACGGACCGAGGACGGCGTGGAGCTGGGCGCGGCCGAGTACTTCACCACCATGGGCGGCTACCTCACGGCCCGCCCCTGA